In the genome of Calothrix sp. PCC 6303, the window CCCCACTAGTTGAAGTCAAAGCCAGACGTGTGGGTGGTGCAACCTATCAAGTACCAATGGAAGTGCGTACAGAACGTGGCACAACATTGGCGCTACGCTGGTTAGTGCAGTATTCTCGTTCTCGTCCTGGTCGGACAATGGCAGCTAGACTTGCAAACGAGTTAATGGATGCTGCAAACGAAACCGGAAGTGCCATCAAAAAGCGTGAGGAGACTCACCGGATGGCAGAAGCGAACAAGGCTTTTGCACATT includes:
- the rpsG gene encoding 30S ribosomal protein S7, producing MSRRGVIQRRQVPPDSVYNSRLVSMTIRRIMRHGKKSLAARIVYDAMKTIEERTGSDPLETFERAVRNATPLVEVKARRVGGATYQVPMEVRTERGTTLALRWLVQYSRSRPGRTMAARLANELMDAANETGSAIKKREETHRMAEANKAFAHYRY